From Dioscorea cayenensis subsp. rotundata cultivar TDr96_F1 chromosome 13, TDr96_F1_v2_PseudoChromosome.rev07_lg8_w22 25.fasta, whole genome shotgun sequence, the proteins below share one genomic window:
- the LOC120274486 gene encoding galactomannan galactosyltransferase 1-like, with amino-acid sequence MAASSLFSNSLIFAGGTALAVFLFWSMYSFLLPNPTSPTTFPTTTTTTTTSSNSNSKITNWDTHRKTWLLSNPSLSKPLLMLTGSQPTPCRNPIGDHLLLKFYKNKADYCRLHNIDLFYNTALFHPLMPKFWAKLPLLRSAMLAHPEADWLWWVDSDAAITDMDFSLPLHKYQNHNLVVHGWPHLVYEKRSWVSLNAGVFLIRNCQWSLDFMDVWASMGPQTPHYESWGKTLKADLSDKLFDESDDQSALVYLLLHEKQKWGDKIYLENEFYFEGYWLEIVGKLNKIEEKYLEIEKRSPELQERKAEKVAVMENAAVREKYLQEMKMRFGKEGWRRPFITHFTGCQPCSGDHNKMYSGENCWEGMMRALNFADDQVLRNYGFRHEKVVGNESASAAVVRPLPFGFPATG; translated from the coding sequence ATGGCTGCCTCTTCCCTCTTCTCCAACTCTCTCATCTTCGCCGGCGGCACCGCCCTCGCTGTCTTCCTCTTCTGGTCCATGTACTCCTTCCTCCTCCCCAATCCCACCTCCCCCACCACCttccccaccaccaccaccaccacaaccaCTTCATCTAATTCCAACTCCAAAATCACAAACTGGGACACTCACCGGAAAACATGGCTTCTCTCCAACCCCTCTCTTTCCAAACCTCTTCTCATGCTCACCGGCTCACAACCCACCCCTTGCCGGAACCCCATCGGCGACCACCTCCTCCTAAAATTCTACAAAAACAAAGCCGACTACTGCCGTCTTCACAACATCGATCTCTTCTACAACACCGCTCTCTTCCACCCTCTCATGCCCAAGTTCTGGGCCAAGCTCCCTCTCCTCCGCTCCGCCATGCTCGCCCACCCGGAAGCCGACTGGCTCTGGTGGGTCGACTCCGACGCCGCCATCACCGACATGGActtctctctccctctccaCAAATACCAAAACCACAACCTCGTCGTCCATGGCTGGCCTCATCTCGTCTACGAGAAACGCAGTTGGGTCAGTCTCAACGCCGGCGTTTTCCTCATCCGCAATTGTCAATGGTCTCTTGACTTCATGGACGTCTGGGCTTCTATGGGTCCTCAAACTCCACACTATGAATCCTGGGGTAAAACCCTCAAAGCTGACCTTTCCGACAAGCTTTTCGACGAGTCTGATGATCAGTCTGCCCTAGTTTATCTTCTCTTGCATGAGAAACAGAAGTGGGGTGATAAGATTTACTTGGAGAATGAGTTTTACTTTGAGGGTTACTGGCTGGAGATTGTTGGCAAGTTGAATAAGATTGAGGAGAAGTATTTGGAGATTGAGAAGAGGTCACCGGAGTTGCAGGAGAGGAAGGCGGAGAAGGTGGCGGTGATGGAGAATGCGGCGGTGAGAGAGAAGTATTTGCAGGAGATGAAGATGAGGTTTGGGAAGGAGGGTTGGAGAAGACCTTTTATAACTCATTTCACAGGGTGTCAACCATGCAGTGGTGATCATAATAAGATGTATTCTGGGGAGAATTGTTGGGAAGGGATGATGAGAGCTTTGAACTTTGCTGATGATCAAGTGCTCAGGAATTATGGGTTTAGACATGAGAAGGTTGTTGGGAATGAGTCTGCTTCCGCTGCCGTCGTCCGGCCGTTGCCGTTTGGGTTTCCGGCCACCGGGTAG